Below is a genomic region from Larimichthys crocea isolate SSNF unplaced genomic scaffold, L_crocea_2.0 scaffold32020, whole genome shotgun sequence.
tttctgtctggtctgtttagaaccagagaaacagactttaaGGATCTTTATGTACGTGTAGAGAATTAAAATGAGAGGACTAAATACTACAACACAAGTGCTAATCAGCCCATAGATGTTAATGACTGTGGTGTCAGAGCAGGCCAGTTTGACAATAGAGAAGTTGTCACAGTAAACTTTGTCAATGATGTTCCCACACAGCTGTAAAGGAGAACTCAAAGATATAGTGCCAACAATTGCAAGCAAAGGGTGTAACCTTGTTACTACAACGAGCACAACGACCCTTTTAAAAGTCATAAGTGTGTTATAATGTAGAGGACAACAGATTGCAAGATATCTGTCATAAGACATGACGGCTAAATTGGTAAATTCTACAGTTGCATatgaatataaacagaaaatgtgcagGTAGCATAATGGAGCAGAaacagtgtgaatgtcagagagaatctgaatcagaaggAATGGAAACAACCCTGTACTACCatacagttcattcataaacaggctgcacagaaagatgtacataggttcatgtaaacttctgttcatgcaGATAACCACAATGAGTAACACATTGGCactgataataacaatatataaagaCATCAACACcatgaaaactaaatattttataaGACCGATGTCAAAATATGCAGCAagtgtgaaatatgaaacatgactGTAGAAACTAGAATTTCTCATGATCCTCTTTCAGTTCAGCAAACATAACTCTGTTTACAGGATGAAATAAATTCTATAAATTGTGGAACTGGTATAA
It encodes:
- the LOC104939295 gene encoding olfactory receptor 11A1-like, with translation MRNSSFYSHVSYFTLAAYFDIGLIKYLVFMVLMSLYIVIISANVLLIVVICMNRSLHEPMYIFLCSLFMNELYGSTGLFPFLLIQILSDIHTVSAPLCYLHIFCLYSYATVEFTNLAVMSYDRYLAICCPLHYNTLMTFKRVVVLVVVTRLHPLLAIVGTISLSSPLQLCGNIIDKVYCDNFSIVKLACSDTTVINIYGLISTCVVVFSPLILILYTYIKILKVCFSGSKQTRQKAVSTCTPHLASLLNFSVGACFEVLQNRFNMNNVPNILRIFLSLYWLTCQPLFNPVLYGLKMCKIRTICKSLFGCRV